In the genome of Pempheris klunzingeri isolate RE-2024b chromosome 20, fPemKlu1.hap1, whole genome shotgun sequence, the window TACGGTTTGCATTGTTGCAACTGCAGGCGAGCTAATGACAGATGCATCGTGCTCACTTTCTCCGTTGCATTGGACGGGAATTGCAGCGGATGCAAGCAGGCCTTTAATACgatctgttgtttttgtttctccccATCTGCCGGTCTAGTCTGGGCGCCACCTCGCGAGGATCGGCTGCTGGTGGATAATACAGATTTCCCACCGGGGGTTGAGAAAGGAGACATGCCGTCGCTGAGCATCCGTTGCGACGCTTGACTGACCATGATGAAGACCGAATCCACATCCAAGAGCACCGGCTCTGGCTCTACGCTCAGGAGCCCATCCCCGCACAGGAACGCGTACGAAGCGGGGATGCAGGCCCTGAAGCCCGTCAAAGACAATGCTGCCAACGGGGACCTGCAGGAGGGCCCCCGAGGGCGCAGGTACGGCTCCAATGTGCACCGTATCAAAAACATGTTCCAGcagatgcagaccacatccCCAGCCGATGCAGAGGGAGAGGACGCCGCCAGGAACGCCGACAAAACGGTGCGCCTCTCCCTCCCCAGAGCCGGGAGCCTCAACGAGAACGTGGACCACAGCGCGCTGCTGAAGCTCGGATCCACCGTGTCCGACCGCGTGAACAAGTTCGACATCAAACCGGAGAACGGGCACCAGCGGGCCTCCTCACCCAGCTACTCCAAGCTGCAGGAGACACGCCGCATCttcgagcagcagcagcaggagaggcagcagcagcagcagcagcagcaacagcagcagcagcagcaacagcaggagaAGCTGTGCACCACCAGGGTCCTGCTGAAGACCGACAAGGCCTCAGGCTTCCAGGATGGCAGGTTGGACGTGGTGGCTCGTTTCAACGGCAGCACAGAGTCTCTGGACAGCCTGGACACCAGCGAGGCCGTGTCCCCCACAGTCAGCCAGCTCAGTGCTGTGTTCGAAAGGGCGGCCGAGCTGCGGAACAACCTCCACCGCCTCTCCTCTACCCCACCTCTCCCTTCCCGAGGGGTCAGCGCCAAGGTGGGTGTGTTGAACTCCAAAATAATCACAAAGAGGGTTAGTGCCTTTGCAGCAGGCAACCTGGAGGAAGAGATAAGCAATCAGAACGGTGGAGAGGGGCCTCCAAGGAGCGCCAGGGGGAGAGTGACTGCCCCATCTGAAAGTGTTAATGGGGGCCAAGGTGTTGGTGCCTCAACTGCTGAACTTTTCAGTACTGTAGGAGAGCCAAACGAGCAAAGTGGAAAGACTGTTTCAGATGCGGGTGTTGAGGCGAAATCGGAGGAGCGCTCCGGGGCCAAGGAACCTCACAGCACAGAACTGCAAGGTGACATTCACATCTCTGTGGAGAACGGAGAAGCCGCTGCCCAGAAGCAAAGCTCTCCAAAGGATGGTGAGGTGCTCAGGCAGGAGATGGAGATGGCTAAAgatgctgaggaggaagacaggacTCTCAGAGACGACCAGTCGGGGCGTGACTCAGTGGATATCAGTACCTACAGCGCGGTGGGCGAGGACTTTGGAGGAAGCCAggtggatgaggaggaagacgaggttGATGACCGCTACGAGCCTGAGTCCAGCTGTGTGGAGATTGTTGGGCTGCCTGTGGAGGAGGACCCGCCCCCTTCCAGGAAGATCTGCTTCAGCACAGAGCCCATCAAGGTGAGAATATATGCAGCGGAGATACACgtagaatgaaaatgaatactTGTAGGTAGAACATGAAGATGTTATCCTCCACCCAGACTACACCCCCGGAGCTTTGCCTAATGAGGCCGAGGTTCTGATTTCTGATTTGTAATTATGTCTATGttccatttaatttttttcaccCTGTGTCTTGAGAGGCTTGTTGAACTTGACCTTAAAGCTTATCAACCATGGTACAGTCACAGCCAGCACCACTGTCAGCTGTTTTAATGAACTCACTCAGCCTCTGCCGGTGTCAGAATGAtgctgacattttgattttcccCTGTTTCAACACGGGGCTTTGCACACTACTAACACCCTCCCTCCACAGTAGCCAGTTGCTAATTCATGGTCCTGCATTCCTACTGTGCAGCTGACACGGGCCCCAAAAGAGCTGCGATGTAGATACTTATCTGAAATGCAGTGGGAGCTGCTTCTGTCAATAATTACTTggggaggagaaacaaagaggccCGGATAATTGGTCCTGTTTTTAGAGAAGTGGATACTCTGCCGTGGACCACTGCATTCAGCGGACAGTGTATGGGGAGCTGGGTGAGgaatgagtgtttgtgtgtgtgtgtatgtgtgagaaagagggaggaagtgagAAGAAAGACTGTGATCTCCTCTTGGACCAGTGAGATGAAAgaagagacgaggaggaggagttgatttaaagtgtctctctgtgtctgggGGCGGTGTAATGATCTGGAGAGGAGCATCAGATCCTCTCCAGCTCAGGCTCGCTGTGCTGCCCTGCCTGTAGGTCTGAGGCATACAGAGACTCAGCCGGCTAAAGCGGGCCCTGACACTGTACATCACACACATTCCCTCATGCAGAAAGCCATTTCAGTGACTAAGGGCTCCTGTCCCATATCATGACCAGTCAAGTTGAAAGTTGCTCTTGCTCTCCTCTCATGGCTGCACATCGGTCAGTGGTGCTCAGTCACCAGAGCAtgatatttcaatattttagggtttaaaaacaaatcagatgaTGAAAAATAGGCAGATATTTCACAAACACTCCATCATATTTGGCTGTGAACCACAGCAAGAAAATTTAGAGCCGTGCACTtaactttaaaggaatagtttgacattttgatgaaTCCGCTCAGTTAGAGTTCAGTAAATACATTGATACCACTGTCATGActttatggtaaatatgaagctatagccAGCAGATGGTTAGCGTAGCtatagcacaaagactggaaacggggaaTTGACTAGCCTAGCTTCATCCAAATGTAAGAAAATCTGCCTCTAAAGTTCAAAGCATATTTCCTAcaatgaactgttcctttaaatgtCTAACCACCTTAACAAAAATGACAGTAACGTCAAAAATAACCTCTTTAACCTGAAAACCTGGTTTCAGAAGTACCTACAAACAAATATTTGTGACTGAACATCCATTTCAAACCAGAGAgaagagcacagagaaaagatgCTCTGGATTAATGTTGTGAAGACAAGGGAGCTTTTTCATGTCGTATTGTGCAAAACTCAAGTGGATCATAACATGTTGGTCAtagaattaatctgcagatgctccggTTCAACAGACTAAACTTTTCTACGGACGTCACTTTTCGAGGCACGTTCAAGGTCACAACTGCAGCTCGTGCTCATCTAGAAGGCAGACACAACAGATTGAAACGCACACGTGAGGACACATTATAGTGGAACTCCAGCACTTTTGCTGTATGGTCACATATTGGCAGTGATAAACAGCTCAGTAGCATTAGTTATTTGCTTTGCACATTCTGAATCTGCAGTGAGAGCCTGCTCAAACGCTCGAGACCTTTTCTTTTATCGCATTATTGCAAAATTCAATTCATTCGTCCCTACTAAATGAtgtaaacatggatgtaaacaatgcaggttacaaaatatttaacagctttgcaaaatgttttaaGAGGAATTCATTGAATACGTTCACAAGGCCTCAAGGATACACGCAGTATGTTTTATCAGTTAGCTTAGTATGTTTCTAATGTAATGcaggatgaaaaaagaaaacaggacttCTATTCCATTATTTGATCCTCATAGGATCAAAGATGGATAGCAGGAGGGAGCATTATGCATGGAGCGATAAAGAAGTCATAACTCGTACGCTCTgataaaaagacagaatttGGTTGTGACCCTGTAGCCACATCAGAGAATAACCTCCTACTGAGGCCTTTCACACTGTATCAGTGTGGCCTTTGTTATGGAGATTGATGCAGGGGTGGATGGGAGTaaaggagggggggtgggggggggggagtgaggTCAAATGGGAGGGACGTTATTATGCAGCTCAAATGCCATGCAACTGTATTAATGCCGGCTCTGAAGTCACACTGTCAGTTGGTTTCTCTTCCAAACAGGAAGCGGCCGGTTTTAGTGCATATTTCCCCTTTGTGGAACAATTCAGCTTTCGGCCACAATTAAGTCTTGTTGTGGGGATGGCAGTTGGATGTGTGGGCgcatgtctgtctttgtccctGTTTAACTCTAAGcacccatctctctctgtctgtctgtctgtctgtctgtctgtctgtgtcctctcaAACTATCAAAAATAGCAGTTCTGCTCCGGGTGGAGTTCACACTAGACCCTTTGTTTGCTCCTCCTGACACTCCTTCTCTCGctccttcttttctccctttcGCTCTTTGTCACCAGTCTCCTACTGTTAGTAAAAATAGCAGCATTGTTATCGTCACAGACTTGCCTCGCTTTTCAGGGCCGCCTCCTTGTcgaacacaggaagctgcctCTCATGTCATATTtagcttgtttgttttggcttGACTCTATAGCACTTAGTATGAATACTGTAGTTTCTTATGTAGCCTCCTGATATGttgtgatttttaattatttatcctACTGTTGGAGTcaagataagaaaaaaatgtaaaataagatATTGTCCACTGGATTTGCACTGTGTTCCCTCCAAATCAGAAataatcagatttatttttcatgcacCAGAATCACCTTGCTCTCTCATCACCTAGCCAGCTCTTATAGTTTTAATCCCtgcatcagcacacacacacacacacacacacacacacactttcttgtGGGTTTCTGCTGCCTACGCAACTCTCTACAACAGTCATAGGCTAGGCTGCTCAAAGAGCACCTATGATTTTCTTTTGCACTGTATCATTAACACAAACAATGGCTGTTCTTACATTATAATTGATTTTTGACAAGTTTAGAAGgaggtattttatttttacgGTTGCTACCACAAACGGCAAAATAGAGAATGCCCAAAATGCAACCTTTGGTGGTTAGTGTTCACGGCTCAGGTCAGCCAATGAGGGATTACCCAGGCAGAGGTAATACATCACCATATGTCAAGGTATCCTCAAACTGTCTATTACTTAGACTCAGTGGGCCTGCAGTATTTCATACAGTGCATTACTCACAGCCAGGAGGGGTGGGAGACCAGACAGATTATCAGCAAGGTCACTCTGCCCCACTTCTCAGTCctgcagtggtggtggtggtgggttgGAAGCATTTACGTGACGTGCCCACTCGCTCAGGTTACTGCGACAAGCCATGTTATGCAATGCCCTGCTCATGATGTCTGAgtgctgttttgttctgtgctACCTGCCATCGTCCCGTCAAGcttaaaagaaaacaagagacGGCCATCTGTGAGGCTGCAACTGAAGATTTTGGTTTTACTATTACTTACAGTTACCGTATGAACTCTATTGAGCCACATGGGAGAACTTAAAGGACAAGGCTGGTGTTATTCAGTGTTGAATGAAAAGATGCCAACATGTCCCGAGCCCATTCATTCCTACTGAAGATATATATCTGTAAAACCAAGTCACAAATACATAGTTTCATTTTAGTTTGCTTGCTTAATGTGAGGGACTATTTACAGTTGAAAATgaacaacagtgtttgtgttctttgtaatgaatgaatatcatTCAGCGTCACTCAGTGTGATGGTGTGGCTCATTTATGTTTGTGGAAAACAGTTGGGATCTATGTCACAGATGAGTAAACTACAGTGTATAATGCTTTGGCTGTCAGTTCACTGTTAATTTATCATGTGATTTgatgacaataagaaaaatacagaacactTCCAGCATTATAATAGGAAGAGGAAAAGTAAAGAGTCAGAGATGGGAAGGTATAGATAAGAAGAActgtgcaaaataaaatgaaatcagaaatCTGTATACTACATAAGAATCCCTATACCTGTGAATGTGCTCATGTGCACAGCTACAAAACATATAAATGGATATtgtatttaatataaatatatagagaaaatgattaaaatgctttttgagGCCGTACGGTGACTCAGAGTAGTcatatgaataaaatgaatcatACATGTACAAGAAATAGCAGCAGCTATATAAAGCATATTCATTTGCATTAACAGCataaacatatataatatatgcaATATACCAAACCTACAAAACATAATTATGTCATTGCTGTATCCCTCCACAGACTGGTGTTATTCGGTTCACTGTCTCTGACCTTATTCTCATGCTGCTGTGTTGCCCAGGTCAGTGGTAAGCCTAAACATGACTGCTGAACAAAGACTGCCCTGCCAAAACACACAGGCTCTGGTGTCATGCTACCGTTGCTATAACGAACCCGCCATGTCCTTTTTTATTGGCTGGGGGAGAGTGGTCCTGGGCGGTGGCAGTTGGGACCACATCCTTATTTTTTGCCTGCGTTTTGCACATCTGGGATCCGAATTAACCCCCAATTGAAGGAGGATTTAGAAGCATTTACCTGCCACCTGTGGGAAAGCTAAAACTGTGGTGGTTGGGGAAAGTAAGTAAAGGTGATGTCAATGATCGGTTAAAaagagaagtgtttttttttgttttgaatgtttgatGACTTGATTAGACGTCAGGGAGCATTGTGACCCTAAAAATAGTGGGCTTATTGCAGCTTATGTACATAGAACAGTGAGGCGCCCAGAATATGATCCCATATTATGCATCATAATCACCTAAATTCACACTGGCATTTaaggaagaaatgaaataatggGAAGAATAGTGTGGGTTATAAAAATGATGGAAAGTTGGGTACTATGCAATGATAGAGTGGAAACACGCTATTTCTGTTGTGAAAAACCAATGGCACCACCTCCACACATCCTATTGGCTGAATCCAACATTAGATCTGTTTTTGGAGAGTCGAGAGGGAAAGTAACACAGCAGTTGACGTGCTGCTGTGGGCAGTGGGGAGAGgagtgtgtggggtggggggtagGGTGTACTAACATGCTAGTTAAACCACCACAGTGTTGCCCAATGACATCGTAGCCAGAGGGCCATCAAGACTGAACCACACTGTAGGAGTTCCGAGGCCTCCAGAGCTGCTCTATCATTTAACCATCTCTCTGTCACGACAACTGCATTGTAAAATGGTGGTTGTTACTTACTGGCTATTTTAATACCCTTTGCAGTCCCAAGTGGGTGCTctttacagacacaaacacaatctgTTAGCTGGTGAGTGGCTCTAGCTAGCTGCCCACAGAGCTTTTGTAGGACATCCCAGGCGGCTGgtagcagagggagggagggaggaagggagttTCCTGGCCATCTGTTAGCTCCTCTGACCTACTATCTGCCACAACTGGAACAGCGTCCGTCTCCAGCCCtgcccaccccccaccacccttCCTTTAATCCCAATGTTTGTCTTCCAAAGATAGCCACCTCACCATTCAAGGAGTTCATGTACTACTCCACATGCTCAGGTGAGGCTGGGATGAGAGATTGCATCATGCAGGATGGCATAAATCTGTCTTTCCTGTGTGTGCAATCACAGAACATAAGGGGGGAGAAGATCTTCCATCAGGAAGCGAAAGTGTTCAGTCCTTGTCAGTGAGGGTGAGACTGTAGCCTGTAGCCTTGACCAAGCCTGGAGATCActacacatacagtatctgatcatggctgtttttttcccgTGCCATCTTAAACGCTGCTAAACCTCCTGGTTTGATCTTCTGTGGCATCCTGGGCATGAAATGAGGGCACCACAAGCCACCAGCTGTGGCCTCTTGATCTTTAAACTGGAGGAGTGAAGCGGTGCCACGTGAGAGCATCACAGTGGCCGTGCAGGCTTGGAGTggtctgttgttgttttatgctCTGTTACTTAGGATGCAAACAGtctattttgtgtgtctgtaatcCACATTCTGCTAATCCCTCTAAATACGAAGGTAACCTAAATCAAAAGCCATTAGACTTCAATGCTGCCACCACGCTGCAGCAGGGTTAGGTTCAATCTCTTTCACTTAATTCATGTCAATTAAAACTACAATTCAGATAATGATATCAGCACTGCtgcaactaattattattttcattatagagGTCAGTTCCCTTGTTGATTAAGCACacagtctataaaatgtcagtgtcatccatgtctgtacagtaaatatgaagctacatccagcagcttatcttagctttgcaaacaaactggaaacagagggaacaACTAGTCCTGGCTGCTAAACTCTGACACGTCATTTTTATGCTTCAGCCTCATCATCACTTGTGTGAGCGTACAGCGATGGCAGTAATTTGGCTCAAGGCGATAACATTTTAAACCCTATTCTTACTGGTAAGGAAGGCTTAAAGTAGAAGCTAAAGCTTGTACAGTGTTCAATGATGCATGAAAATACAATGATACTGAATAAATCGGAGAGAGGAGGGGCTGGTTACATTTCAAAGGCGCTGTCAAAACTGACAGGCTCTTTACTGTGGGGTTGCCagggagacgggggggggggcataagACTGAAGGGAAGCACTGAAGCTACGAGATGCTACTTCGTAACACAGATGGACAAACTAAACGACAGCGAGAGAAGTGAGAGATGCACGGAATAAGATGAACAAGGACTCAAGAAAGAGTGTTAAAGTGTTGTAGCAGAAGGAACAAAGGATTGTGGTGAGAGAAGTTGAGAAATTGACTCAAATAAACGAGGGAACGTGTGAAAGGAGAAGGTCCAGCACTGAATTAGTGTGGCTAGTGGAGCATGCAAGGTGGTGCATGCATAATCACCTCGGAAGACTGAAAGTGAGGCTTTTAAAGATTCagcttactgtgtgtgtgtgtgtgtgtgtgtgtgtgtgtgtgtgtgtgtgagggagcagcagctgcagacggCCTCCATTAGCATGCTGGGGGTGGTTATGTAAACTGTCATGCTGGTAGACCAGAGTGAATGTAGGAAGTTGGGCCCTGAAACAGAGGCCTCTATCTTCATGAGAGCAACTTTAGCGGATGTgattgattttttcccccccagtgCGTTTGATACACCCCACCGCTGTGAAATGATACAGCTCGGAGACCTTGAGGAAATGCTGCGGCCGTCTCAGTTGAAACGGTCGACAGATTTGAATTTCAAATGTATCGACCTTTCAAATGTCTGCATTAACAGTGGTGGTCAGTTATCATGTATCCAGCTGGTCTGTCTCAGCGGCAAACATCTCCACACCTCCACAGACTCACATAGTTTGGACATTTCTACGTGCACGATCACTCTGTGATGAGTCTTGAACTACTGCCTAAACCAAATTATAGGAATTGAATTGAGATCGGTAACTTCATTGAATGCATCATATCCATTTTTCTACTTGTATTAGCTTGAGAAGATATTTTTAGAATTACTCTGAAATACTACTGAAATCTTTCAGGGACAGACACCTCAGTGGATTTggattgtgttttctgttttcagttgcAGTCTCTATATTTGGAGTGAATGCAAGAGCCGGGTAGTTGCATGAAACAGTGATGAGACATGTTATCACAGTAACTCTGAGTGACCTTTGGGCAGCGCAGAGACAACACAGAGAGGATCACTTAGCACCAAAGAGGGGacagtttgggaaatgtgcttgttCGCTTTCTCACCGAGAGCTGAATGCCCCTCTCATGTATGTACGCTGAATATAAAACTGCAAGGATacggttagcctagcttagcacaaagactggaaacagggaaatgGCTAACCTCTGTTAGCTCTGTCCAAACATAAACCACAAATTGTTGCtttcacatttatgtttttgaaCAGATTCACGAACAGATTATCATGTTAATTTGAGacctttagaggtgctgatcCCGAACTCTACGCAAATAAGCATAtgtctcaaaatgttgaactattcctttaaaaaaaaatagcaccTCACAAATCCGCTTTTCAAGGACATCTGGAAAACTGTGGATAATTGCAAATAGAGTACAAAAATGTACACTGTATTCCACAGTCTTGAACAAAGAGGTTTGAATGTTTGTGATTCTCAGTCCGATCcaac includes:
- the LOC139219626 gene encoding neurabin-2-like; the protein is MMKTESTSKSTGSGSTLRSPSPHRNAYEAGMQALKPVKDNAANGDLQEGPRGRRYGSNVHRIKNMFQQMQTTSPADAEGEDAARNADKTVRLSLPRAGSLNENVDHSALLKLGSTVSDRVNKFDIKPENGHQRASSPSYSKLQETRRIFEQQQQERQQQQQQQQQQQQQQQQEKLCTTRVLLKTDKASGFQDGRLDVVARFNGSTESLDSLDTSEAVSPTVSQLSAVFERAAELRNNLHRLSSTPPLPSRGVSAKVGVLNSKIITKRVSAFAAGNLEEEISNQNGGEGPPRSARGRVTAPSESVNGGQGVGASTAELFSTVGEPNEQSGKTVSDAGVEAKSEERSGAKEPHSTELQGDIHISVENGEAAAQKQSSPKDGEVLRQEMEMAKDAEEEDRTLRDDQSGRDSVDISTYSAVGEDFGGSQVDEEEDEVDDRYEPESSCVEIVGLPVEEDPPPSRKICFSTEPIKVFATYPNEDYDRRNEDVDPMAASAEYELEKRVERLDLFPVELEKDGDGLGISIIGMGAGADMGLEKLGIFVKTVTEGGAAQRDSRIQVNDLIVEVDGTSLVGVTQSFAASVLRNTSGTVKFVIGREKPGEQSEVAQLIQQTLEQERWQREMMEQRYNQYMDEQEGGEYGTDEEEDEDEEVSPPYPSAIEVFDLAENEDMSPLETDPEKLAHKYKELQIKHAVTQAEIQQLKRKLHHAEQEKQRWRMDKAQLEQTLQENKERMEKLEGYWMEAQSLCQAVDEHLKETQSQYQALERKYSKAKRLIKEYQQKEIEYLKKETQRCAQVGAEASLLKEESGQLQEQVADLECRVEELKSEPL